The proteins below are encoded in one region of Homo sapiens chromosome 2, GRCh38.p14 Primary Assembly:
- the CASP8 gene encoding caspase-8 isoform 9 (isoform 9 is encoded by transcript variant 11), whose amino-acid sequence MDFSRNLYDIGEQLDSEDLASLKFLSLDYIPQRKQEPIKDALMLFQRLQEKRMLEESNLSFLKELLFRINRLDLLITYLNTRKEEMERELQTPGRAQISAYRVMLYQISEEVSRSELRSFKFLLQEEISKCKLDDDMNLLDIFIEMEKRVILGEGKLDILKRVCAQINKSLLKIINDYEEFSKERSSSLEGSPDEFSNGWRAVAPSRLTAISASQVQAILLPQPPEKLGLQTLDKVYQMKSKPRGYCLIINNHNFAKAREKVPKLHSIRDRNGTHLDAGALTTTFEELHFEIKPHDDCTVEQIYEILKIYQLMDHSNMDCFICCILSHGDKGIIYGTDGQEAPIYELTSQFTGLKCPSLAGKPKVFFIQACQGDNYQKGIPVETDSEEQPYLEMDLSSPQTRYIPDEADFLLGMATVNNCVSYRNPAEGTWYIQSLCQSLRERCPRGDDILTILTEVNYEVSNKDDKKNMGKQMPQPTFTLRKKLVFPSD is encoded by the exons ATGGACTTCAGCAGAAATCTTTATGATATTGGGGAACAACTGGACAGTGAAGATCTGGCCTCCCTCAAGTTCCTGAGCCTGGACTACATTCCGCAAAGGAAGCAAGAACCCATCAAGGATGCCTTGATGTTATTCCAGAGACTCCAGGAAAAGAGAATGTTGGAGGAAAGCAATCTGTCCTTCCTGAAGGAGCTGCTCTTCCGAATTAATAGACTGGATTTGCTGATTACCTACCTAAACACTAGAAAGGAGGAGATGGAAAGGGAACTTCAGACACCAGGCAGGGCTCAAATTTCTGCCTACAG GGTCATGCTCTATCAGATTTCAGAAGAAGTGAGCAGATCAGAATTGAGgtcttttaagtttcttttgCAAGAGGAAATCTCCAAATGCAAACTGGATGATGACATG AACCTGCTGgatattttcatagagatggagaAGAGGGTCATCCTGGGAGAAGGAAAGTTGGACATCCTGAAAAGAGTCTGTGCCCAAATCAACAAGAGCCTGCTGAAGATAATCAACGACTATGAAGAATTCAgcaaag AGAGAAGCAGCAGCCTTGAAGGAAGTCCTGATGAATTTTCAAATG gctggagagcagtggcaccatctcggctcactgcaatctccgcctcccaggttcaagcaattctcctgcctcagcctcctgagaagctgggattacag ACTTTGGACAAAGTTTACCAAATGAAAAGCAAACCTCGGGGATACTGTCTGATCATCAACAATCACAATTTTGCAAAAGCACGGGAGAAAGTGCCCAAACTTCACAGCATTAGGGACAGGAATGGAACACACTTGGATGCAG GGGCTTTGACCACGACCTTTGAAGAGCTTCATTTTGAGATCAAGCCCCACGATGACTGCACAGTAGAGCAAATCTATGAGATTTTGAAAATCTACCAACTCATGGACCACAGTAACATGGACTGCTTCATCTGCTGTATCCTCTCCCATGGAGACAAGGGCATCATCTATGGCACTGATGGACAGGAGGCCCCCATCTATGAGCTGACATCTCAGTTCACTGGTTTGAAGTGCCCTTCCCTTGCTGGAAAACCCAAAGTGTTTTTTATTCAGGCTTGTCAGGGGGATAACTACCAGAAAGGTATACCTGTTGAGACTGATTCAGAGGAGCAACCCTATTTAGAAATGGATTTATCATCACCTCAAACGAGATATATCCCGGATGAGGCTGACTTTCTGCTGGGGATGGCCACTGTGAATAACTGTGTTTCCTACCGAAACCCTGCAGAGGGAACCTGGTACATCCAGTCACTTTGCCAGAGCCTGAGAGAGCGATGTCCTCG AGGCGATGATATTCTCACCATCCTGACTGAAGTGAACTATGAAGTAAGCAACAAGGATGACAAGAAAAACATGGGGAAACAGATGCCTCAGCCTACTTTCACACTAAGAAAAAAACTTGTCTTCCCTTCTGATTGA
- the CASP8 gene encoding caspase-8 isoform 10 (isoform 10 is encoded by transcript variant 25): MDFSRNLYDIGEQLDSEDLASLKFLSLDYIPQRKQEPIKDALMLFQRLQEKRMLEESNLSFLKELLFRINRLDLLITYLNTRKEEMERELQTPGRAQISAYRVMLYQISEEVSRSELRSFKFLLQEEISKCKLDDDMNLLDIFIEMEKRVILGEGKLDILKRVCAQINKSLLKIINDYEEFSKEAAALKEVLMNFQMTLDKVYQMKSKPRGYCLIINNHNFAKAREKVPKLHSIRDRNGTHLDAGALTTTFEELHFEIKPHDDCTVEQIYEILKIYQLMDHSNMDCFICCILSHGDKGIIYGTDGQEAPIYELTSQFTGLKCPSLAGKPKVFFIQACQGDNYQKGIPVETDSEEQPYLEMDLSSPQTRYIPDEADFLLGMATVNNCVSYRNPAEGTWYIQSLCQSLRERCPRGDDILTILTEVNYEVSNKDDKKNMGKQMPQPTFTLRKKLVFPSD, from the exons ATGGACTTCAGCAGAAATCTTTATGATATTGGGGAACAACTGGACAGTGAAGATCTGGCCTCCCTCAAGTTCCTGAGCCTGGACTACATTCCGCAAAGGAAGCAAGAACCCATCAAGGATGCCTTGATGTTATTCCAGAGACTCCAGGAAAAGAGAATGTTGGAGGAAAGCAATCTGTCCTTCCTGAAGGAGCTGCTCTTCCGAATTAATAGACTGGATTTGCTGATTACCTACCTAAACACTAGAAAGGAGGAGATGGAAAGGGAACTTCAGACACCAGGCAGGGCTCAAATTTCTGCCTACAG GGTCATGCTCTATCAGATTTCAGAAGAAGTGAGCAGATCAGAATTGAGgtcttttaagtttcttttgCAAGAGGAAATCTCCAAATGCAAACTGGATGATGACATG AACCTGCTGgatattttcatagagatggagaAGAGGGTCATCCTGGGAGAAGGAAAGTTGGACATCCTGAAAAGAGTCTGTGCCCAAATCAACAAGAGCCTGCTGAAGATAATCAACGACTATGAAGAATTCAgcaaag AAGCAGCAGCCTTGAAGGAAGTCCTGATGAATTTTCAAATG ACTTTGGACAAAGTTTACCAAATGAAAAGCAAACCTCGGGGATACTGTCTGATCATCAACAATCACAATTTTGCAAAAGCACGGGAGAAAGTGCCCAAACTTCACAGCATTAGGGACAGGAATGGAACACACTTGGATGCAG GGGCTTTGACCACGACCTTTGAAGAGCTTCATTTTGAGATCAAGCCCCACGATGACTGCACAGTAGAGCAAATCTATGAGATTTTGAAAATCTACCAACTCATGGACCACAGTAACATGGACTGCTTCATCTGCTGTATCCTCTCCCATGGAGACAAGGGCATCATCTATGGCACTGATGGACAGGAGGCCCCCATCTATGAGCTGACATCTCAGTTCACTGGTTTGAAGTGCCCTTCCCTTGCTGGAAAACCCAAAGTGTTTTTTATTCAGGCTTGTCAGGGGGATAACTACCAGAAAGGTATACCTGTTGAGACTGATTCAGAGGAGCAACCCTATTTAGAAATGGATTTATCATCACCTCAAACGAGATATATCCCGGATGAGGCTGACTTTCTGCTGGGGATGGCCACTGTGAATAACTGTGTTTCCTACCGAAACCCTGCAGAGGGAACCTGGTACATCCAGTCACTTTGCCAGAGCCTGAGAGAGCGATGTCCTCG AGGCGATGATATTCTCACCATCCTGACTGAAGTGAACTATGAAGTAAGCAACAAGGATGACAAGAAAAACATGGGGAAACAGATGCCTCAGCCTACTTTCACACTAAGAAAAAAACTTGTCTTCCCTTCTGATTGA
- the CASP8 gene encoding caspase-8 isoform 1 precursor (isoform 1 precursor is encoded by transcript variant 1), whose product MDFSRNLYDIGEQLDSEDLASLKFLSLDYIPQRKQEPIKDALMLFQRLQEKRMLEESNLSFLKELLFRINRLDLLITYLNTRKEEMERELQTPGRAQISAYRFHFCRMSWAEANSQCQTQSVPFWRRVDHLLIRVMLYQISEEVSRSELRSFKFLLQEEISKCKLDDDMNLLDIFIEMEKRVILGEGKLDILKRVCAQINKSLLKIINDYEEFSKGEELCGVMTISDSPREQDSESQTLDKVYQMKSKPRGYCLIINNHNFAKAREKVPKLHSIRDRNGTHLDAGALTTTFEELHFEIKPHDDCTVEQIYEILKIYQLMDHSNMDCFICCILSHGDKGIIYGTDGQEAPIYELTSQFTGLKCPSLAGKPKVFFIQACQGDNYQKGIPVETDSEEQPYLEMDLSSPQTRYIPDEADFLLGMATVNNCVSYRNPAEGTWYIQSLCQSLRERCPRGDDILTILTEVNYEVSNKDDKKNMGKQMPQPTFTLRKKLVFPSD is encoded by the exons ATGGACTTCAGCAGAAATCTTTATGATATTGGGGAACAACTGGACAGTGAAGATCTGGCCTCCCTCAAGTTCCTGAGCCTGGACTACATTCCGCAAAGGAAGCAAGAACCCATCAAGGATGCCTTGATGTTATTCCAGAGACTCCAGGAAAAGAGAATGTTGGAGGAAAGCAATCTGTCCTTCCTGAAGGAGCTGCTCTTCCGAATTAATAGACTGGATTTGCTGATTACCTACCTAAACACTAGAAAGGAGGAGATGGAAAGGGAACTTCAGACACCAGGCAGGGCTCAAATTTCTGCCTACAG GTTCCACTTCTGCCGCATGAGCTGGGCTGAAGCAAACAGCCAGTGCCAGACACAGTCTGTACCTTTCTGGCGGAGGGTCGATCATCTATTAATAAG GGTCATGCTCTATCAGATTTCAGAAGAAGTGAGCAGATCAGAATTGAGgtcttttaagtttcttttgCAAGAGGAAATCTCCAAATGCAAACTGGATGATGACATG AACCTGCTGgatattttcatagagatggagaAGAGGGTCATCCTGGGAGAAGGAAAGTTGGACATCCTGAAAAGAGTCTGTGCCCAAATCAACAAGAGCCTGCTGAAGATAATCAACGACTATGAAGAATTCAgcaaag GGGAGGAGTTGTGTGGGGTAATGACAATCTCGGACTCTCCAAGAGAACAGGATAGTGAATCACAG ACTTTGGACAAAGTTTACCAAATGAAAAGCAAACCTCGGGGATACTGTCTGATCATCAACAATCACAATTTTGCAAAAGCACGGGAGAAAGTGCCCAAACTTCACAGCATTAGGGACAGGAATGGAACACACTTGGATGCAG GGGCTTTGACCACGACCTTTGAAGAGCTTCATTTTGAGATCAAGCCCCACGATGACTGCACAGTAGAGCAAATCTATGAGATTTTGAAAATCTACCAACTCATGGACCACAGTAACATGGACTGCTTCATCTGCTGTATCCTCTCCCATGGAGACAAGGGCATCATCTATGGCACTGATGGACAGGAGGCCCCCATCTATGAGCTGACATCTCAGTTCACTGGTTTGAAGTGCCCTTCCCTTGCTGGAAAACCCAAAGTGTTTTTTATTCAGGCTTGTCAGGGGGATAACTACCAGAAAGGTATACCTGTTGAGACTGATTCAGAGGAGCAACCCTATTTAGAAATGGATTTATCATCACCTCAAACGAGATATATCCCGGATGAGGCTGACTTTCTGCTGGGGATGGCCACTGTGAATAACTGTGTTTCCTACCGAAACCCTGCAGAGGGAACCTGGTACATCCAGTCACTTTGCCAGAGCCTGAGAGAGCGATGTCCTCG AGGCGATGATATTCTCACCATCCTGACTGAAGTGAACTATGAAGTAAGCAACAAGGATGACAAGAAAAACATGGGGAAACAGATGCCTCAGCCTACTTTCACACTAAGAAAAAAACTTGTCTTCCCTTCTGATTGA
- the CASP8 gene encoding caspase-8 isoform 12 (isoform 12 is encoded by transcript variant 27), whose amino-acid sequence MDFSRNLYDIGEQLDSEDLASLKFLSLDYIPQRKQEPIKDALMLFQRLQEKRMLEESNLSFLKELLFRINRLDLLITYLNTRKEEMERELQTPGRAQISAYRVMLYQISEEVSRSELRSFKFLLQEEISKCKLDDDMNLLDIFIEMEKRVILGEGKLDILKRVCAQINKSLLKIINDYEEFSKERSSSLEGSPDEFSNGALTTTFEELHFEIKPHDDCTVEQIYEILKIYQLMDHSNMDCFICCILSHGDKGIIYGTDGQEAPIYELTSQFTGLKCPSLAGKPKVFFIQACQGDNYQKGIPVETDSEEQPYLEMDLSSPQTRYIPDEADFLLGMATVNNCVSYRNPAEGTWYIQSLCQSLRERCPRGDDILTILTEVNYEVSNKDDKKNMGKQMPQPTFTLRKKLVFPSD is encoded by the exons ATGGACTTCAGCAGAAATCTTTATGATATTGGGGAACAACTGGACAGTGAAGATCTGGCCTCCCTCAAGTTCCTGAGCCTGGACTACATTCCGCAAAGGAAGCAAGAACCCATCAAGGATGCCTTGATGTTATTCCAGAGACTCCAGGAAAAGAGAATGTTGGAGGAAAGCAATCTGTCCTTCCTGAAGGAGCTGCTCTTCCGAATTAATAGACTGGATTTGCTGATTACCTACCTAAACACTAGAAAGGAGGAGATGGAAAGGGAACTTCAGACACCAGGCAGGGCTCAAATTTCTGCCTACAG GGTCATGCTCTATCAGATTTCAGAAGAAGTGAGCAGATCAGAATTGAGgtcttttaagtttcttttgCAAGAGGAAATCTCCAAATGCAAACTGGATGATGACATG AACCTGCTGgatattttcatagagatggagaAGAGGGTCATCCTGGGAGAAGGAAAGTTGGACATCCTGAAAAGAGTCTGTGCCCAAATCAACAAGAGCCTGCTGAAGATAATCAACGACTATGAAGAATTCAgcaaag AGAGAAGCAGCAGCCTTGAAGGAAGTCCTGATGAATTTTCAAATG GGGCTTTGACCACGACCTTTGAAGAGCTTCATTTTGAGATCAAGCCCCACGATGACTGCACAGTAGAGCAAATCTATGAGATTTTGAAAATCTACCAACTCATGGACCACAGTAACATGGACTGCTTCATCTGCTGTATCCTCTCCCATGGAGACAAGGGCATCATCTATGGCACTGATGGACAGGAGGCCCCCATCTATGAGCTGACATCTCAGTTCACTGGTTTGAAGTGCCCTTCCCTTGCTGGAAAACCCAAAGTGTTTTTTATTCAGGCTTGTCAGGGGGATAACTACCAGAAAGGTATACCTGTTGAGACTGATTCAGAGGAGCAACCCTATTTAGAAATGGATTTATCATCACCTCAAACGAGATATATCCCGGATGAGGCTGACTTTCTGCTGGGGATGGCCACTGTGAATAACTGTGTTTCCTACCGAAACCCTGCAGAGGGAACCTGGTACATCCAGTCACTTTGCCAGAGCCTGAGAGAGCGATGTCCTCG AGGCGATGATATTCTCACCATCCTGACTGAAGTGAACTATGAAGTAAGCAACAAGGATGACAAGAAAAACATGGGGAAACAGATGCCTCAGCCTACTTTCACACTAAGAAAAAAACTTGTCTTCCCTTCTGATTGA
- the CASP8 gene encoding caspase-8 isoform 15 (isoform 15 is encoded by transcript variant 31) has protein sequence MDFSRNLYDIGEQLDSEDLASLKFLSLDYIPQRKQEPIKDALMLFQRLQEKRMLEESNLSFLKELLFRINRLDLLITYLNTRKEEMERELQTPGRAQISAYRVMLYQISEEVSRSELRSFKFLLQEEISKCKLDDDMNLLDIFIEMEKRVILGEGKLDILKRVCAQINKSLLKIINDYEEFSKERSSSLEGSPDEFSNGEELCGVMTISDSPREQDSESQTLDKVYQMKSKPRGYCLIINNHNFAKAREKVPKLHSIRDRNGTHLDAEGTWYIQSLCQSLRERCPRGDDILTILTEVNYEVSNKDDKKNMGKQMPQPTFTLRKKLVFPSD, from the exons ATGGACTTCAGCAGAAATCTTTATGATATTGGGGAACAACTGGACAGTGAAGATCTGGCCTCCCTCAAGTTCCTGAGCCTGGACTACATTCCGCAAAGGAAGCAAGAACCCATCAAGGATGCCTTGATGTTATTCCAGAGACTCCAGGAAAAGAGAATGTTGGAGGAAAGCAATCTGTCCTTCCTGAAGGAGCTGCTCTTCCGAATTAATAGACTGGATTTGCTGATTACCTACCTAAACACTAGAAAGGAGGAGATGGAAAGGGAACTTCAGACACCAGGCAGGGCTCAAATTTCTGCCTACAG GGTCATGCTCTATCAGATTTCAGAAGAAGTGAGCAGATCAGAATTGAGgtcttttaagtttcttttgCAAGAGGAAATCTCCAAATGCAAACTGGATGATGACATG AACCTGCTGgatattttcatagagatggagaAGAGGGTCATCCTGGGAGAAGGAAAGTTGGACATCCTGAAAAGAGTCTGTGCCCAAATCAACAAGAGCCTGCTGAAGATAATCAACGACTATGAAGAATTCAgcaaag AGAGAAGCAGCAGCCTTGAAGGAAGTCCTGATGAATTTTCAAATG GGGAGGAGTTGTGTGGGGTAATGACAATCTCGGACTCTCCAAGAGAACAGGATAGTGAATCACAG ACTTTGGACAAAGTTTACCAAATGAAAAGCAAACCTCGGGGATACTGTCTGATCATCAACAATCACAATTTTGCAAAAGCACGGGAGAAAGTGCCCAAACTTCACAGCATTAGGGACAGGAATGGAACACACTTGGATGCAG AGGGAACCTGGTACATCCAGTCACTTTGCCAGAGCCTGAGAGAGCGATGTCCTCG AGGCGATGATATTCTCACCATCCTGACTGAAGTGAACTATGAAGTAAGCAACAAGGATGACAAGAAAAACATGGGGAAACAGATGCCTCAGCCTACTTTCACACTAAGAAAAAAACTTGTCTTCCCTTCTGATTGA
- the CASP8 gene encoding caspase-8 isoform 5 (isoform 5 is encoded by transcript variant 40), which yields MDFSRNLYDIGEQLDSEDLASLKFLSLDYIPQRKQEPIKDALMLFQRLQEKRMLEESNLSFLKELLFRINRLDLLITYLNTRKEEMERELQTPGRAQISAYRVMLYQISEEVSRSELRSFKFLLQEEISKCKLDDDMNLLDIFIEMEKRVILGEGKLDILKRVCAQINKSLLKIINDYEEFSKERSSSLEGSPDEFSNDFGQSLPNEKQTSGILSDHQQSQFCKSTGESAQTSQH from the exons ATGGACTTCAGCAGAAATCTTTATGATATTGGGGAACAACTGGACAGTGAAGATCTGGCCTCCCTCAAGTTCCTGAGCCTGGACTACATTCCGCAAAGGAAGCAAGAACCCATCAAGGATGCCTTGATGTTATTCCAGAGACTCCAGGAAAAGAGAATGTTGGAGGAAAGCAATCTGTCCTTCCTGAAGGAGCTGCTCTTCCGAATTAATAGACTGGATTTGCTGATTACCTACCTAAACACTAGAAAGGAGGAGATGGAAAGGGAACTTCAGACACCAGGCAGGGCTCAAATTTCTGCCTACAG GGTCATGCTCTATCAGATTTCAGAAGAAGTGAGCAGATCAGAATTGAGgtcttttaagtttcttttgCAAGAGGAAATCTCCAAATGCAAACTGGATGATGACATG AACCTGCTGgatattttcatagagatggagaAGAGGGTCATCCTGGGAGAAGGAAAGTTGGACATCCTGAAAAGAGTCTGTGCCCAAATCAACAAGAGCCTGCTGAAGATAATCAACGACTATGAAGAATTCAgcaaag AGAGAAGCAGCAGCCTTGAAGGAAGTCCTGATGAATTTTCAAATG ACTTTGGACAAAGTTTACCAAATGAAAAGCAAACCTCGGGGATACTGTCTGATCATCAACAATCACAATTTTGCAAAAGCACGGGAGAAAGTGCCCAAACTTCACAGCATTAG
- the CASP8 gene encoding caspase-8 isoform 14 (isoform 14 is encoded by transcript variant 30) translates to MLYQISEEVSRSELRSFKFLLQEEISKCKLDDDMNLLDIFIEMEKRVILGEGKLDILKRVCAQINKSLLKIINDYEEFSKERSSSLEGSPDEFSNGEELCGVMTISDSPREQDSESQTLDKVYQMKSKPRGYCLIINNHNFAKAREKVPKLHSIRDRNGTHLDAGALTTTFEELHFEIKPHDDCTVEQIYEILKIYQLMDHSNMDCFICCILSHGDKGIIYGTDGQEAPIYELTSQFTGLKCPSLAGKPKVFFIQACQGDNYQKGIPVETDSEEQPYLEMDLSSPQTRYIPDEADFLLGMATVNNCVSYRNPAEGTWYIQSLCQSLRERCPRGDDILTILTEVNYEVSNKDDKKNMGKQMPQPTFTLRKKLVFPSD, encoded by the exons ATGCTCTATCAGATTTCAGAAGAAGTGAGCAGATCAGAATTGAGgtcttttaagtttcttttgCAAGAGGAAATCTCCAAATGCAAACTGGATGATGACATG AACCTGCTGgatattttcatagagatggagaAGAGGGTCATCCTGGGAGAAGGAAAGTTGGACATCCTGAAAAGAGTCTGTGCCCAAATCAACAAGAGCCTGCTGAAGATAATCAACGACTATGAAGAATTCAgcaaag AGAGAAGCAGCAGCCTTGAAGGAAGTCCTGATGAATTTTCAAATG GGGAGGAGTTGTGTGGGGTAATGACAATCTCGGACTCTCCAAGAGAACAGGATAGTGAATCACAG ACTTTGGACAAAGTTTACCAAATGAAAAGCAAACCTCGGGGATACTGTCTGATCATCAACAATCACAATTTTGCAAAAGCACGGGAGAAAGTGCCCAAACTTCACAGCATTAGGGACAGGAATGGAACACACTTGGATGCAG GGGCTTTGACCACGACCTTTGAAGAGCTTCATTTTGAGATCAAGCCCCACGATGACTGCACAGTAGAGCAAATCTATGAGATTTTGAAAATCTACCAACTCATGGACCACAGTAACATGGACTGCTTCATCTGCTGTATCCTCTCCCATGGAGACAAGGGCATCATCTATGGCACTGATGGACAGGAGGCCCCCATCTATGAGCTGACATCTCAGTTCACTGGTTTGAAGTGCCCTTCCCTTGCTGGAAAACCCAAAGTGTTTTTTATTCAGGCTTGTCAGGGGGATAACTACCAGAAAGGTATACCTGTTGAGACTGATTCAGAGGAGCAACCCTATTTAGAAATGGATTTATCATCACCTCAAACGAGATATATCCCGGATGAGGCTGACTTTCTGCTGGGGATGGCCACTGTGAATAACTGTGTTTCCTACCGAAACCCTGCAGAGGGAACCTGGTACATCCAGTCACTTTGCCAGAGCCTGAGAGAGCGATGTCCTCG AGGCGATGATATTCTCACCATCCTGACTGAAGTGAACTATGAAGTAAGCAACAAGGATGACAAGAAAAACATGGGGAAACAGATGCCTCAGCCTACTTTCACACTAAGAAAAAAACTTGTCTTCCCTTCTGATTGA
- the CASP8 gene encoding caspase-8 isoform 13 (isoform 13 is encoded by transcript variant 28), with amino-acid sequence MDFSRNLYDIGEQLDSEDLASLKFLSLDYIPQRKQEPIKDALMLFQRLQEKRMLEESNLSFLKELLFRINRLDLLITYLNTRKEEMERELQTPGRAQISAYRVMLYQISEEVSRSELRSFKFLLQEEISKCKLDDDMNLLDIFIEMEKRVILGEGKLDILKRVCAQINKSLLKIINDYEEFSKGALTTTFEELHFEIKPHDDCTVEQIYEILKIYQLMDHSNMDCFICCILSHGDKGIIYGTDGQEAPIYELTSQFTGLKCPSLAGKPKVFFIQACQGDNYQKGIPVETDSEEQPYLEMDLSSPQTRYIPDEADFLLGMATVNNCVSYRNPAEGTWYIQSLCQSLRERCPRGDDILTILTEVNYEVSNKDDKKNMGKQMPQPTFTLRKKLVFPSD; translated from the exons ATGGACTTCAGCAGAAATCTTTATGATATTGGGGAACAACTGGACAGTGAAGATCTGGCCTCCCTCAAGTTCCTGAGCCTGGACTACATTCCGCAAAGGAAGCAAGAACCCATCAAGGATGCCTTGATGTTATTCCAGAGACTCCAGGAAAAGAGAATGTTGGAGGAAAGCAATCTGTCCTTCCTGAAGGAGCTGCTCTTCCGAATTAATAGACTGGATTTGCTGATTACCTACCTAAACACTAGAAAGGAGGAGATGGAAAGGGAACTTCAGACACCAGGCAGGGCTCAAATTTCTGCCTACAG GGTCATGCTCTATCAGATTTCAGAAGAAGTGAGCAGATCAGAATTGAGgtcttttaagtttcttttgCAAGAGGAAATCTCCAAATGCAAACTGGATGATGACATG AACCTGCTGgatattttcatagagatggagaAGAGGGTCATCCTGGGAGAAGGAAAGTTGGACATCCTGAAAAGAGTCTGTGCCCAAATCAACAAGAGCCTGCTGAAGATAATCAACGACTATGAAGAATTCAgcaaag GGGCTTTGACCACGACCTTTGAAGAGCTTCATTTTGAGATCAAGCCCCACGATGACTGCACAGTAGAGCAAATCTATGAGATTTTGAAAATCTACCAACTCATGGACCACAGTAACATGGACTGCTTCATCTGCTGTATCCTCTCCCATGGAGACAAGGGCATCATCTATGGCACTGATGGACAGGAGGCCCCCATCTATGAGCTGACATCTCAGTTCACTGGTTTGAAGTGCCCTTCCCTTGCTGGAAAACCCAAAGTGTTTTTTATTCAGGCTTGTCAGGGGGATAACTACCAGAAAGGTATACCTGTTGAGACTGATTCAGAGGAGCAACCCTATTTAGAAATGGATTTATCATCACCTCAAACGAGATATATCCCGGATGAGGCTGACTTTCTGCTGGGGATGGCCACTGTGAATAACTGTGTTTCCTACCGAAACCCTGCAGAGGGAACCTGGTACATCCAGTCACTTTGCCAGAGCCTGAGAGAGCGATGTCCTCG AGGCGATGATATTCTCACCATCCTGACTGAAGTGAACTATGAAGTAAGCAACAAGGATGACAAGAAAAACATGGGGAAACAGATGCCTCAGCCTACTTTCACACTAAGAAAAAAACTTGTCTTCCCTTCTGATTGA